From the Juglans microcarpa x Juglans regia isolate MS1-56 chromosome 3D, Jm3101_v1.0, whole genome shotgun sequence genome, the window atctaATGCCACAAACCAACCTTTAATAATGttaagttgagttatttattttaacttgtaATGGTGACTAGTTAGTTCGGAAAACCTATGGAATAAAACGACCTGACCAAATCCAACTCAATGTAacttaaaatattcaattcctAGACATAAGCATATCGATTTGTATTCCACTTTGTtaccttgattttttttttttttttccttatccaatccaaaaaaattgaaaatattgtacTCATTAGGCtggttgcgtttagatattgaattgagttgagatgataaaatattattaaaatattattttttaatattattattattttaaaatttgaaaaaattaaattatttattatatcttatgttaaaattttaaaaagttataataatgaattgagatgaatttatgtaTCGAATGAAGCCTAAATGGTGTTTTGCTATCTCAAATGGTAAAAAATGATGTCGttctctttttccaaaactgccttgttttgattttgttatcTTGAAGAACAAGATATATTGGCAGatacatattatttaattggAATAGCTCGATAtgaatcatttgaaaaaaataacatatcatattcAAGGTGGTTCGAattgagccttttttttttttttttttttttttgaattccGAACCCTACTTGGTTGGGTCAAAAAGTCAagtcaaaattaattaattaacggAACTACTTATACCATTActcaaaaaacagaaaaacatcCAACGTATTAGTAGGAAGAATTTGGGATTTGGGATTGATTACTGGCAAATTATTATACGGATTTCAAGTCAAGGGTCACGTTGAAacgttattaattaaaaatgattttagaaaattcaaattataatcTTGACACAAATGTGATTAgtatttttagatttcatttatttttataatcattcTCGTATcgtctcattttatataattattataattttattaaatttttacataaaataaaataaataattcaatttttttaaattttaaaacaaaaataatataataactttattcaacttttaaattttgtttcaacTCGTCTCATTCTACTTGCAAAAACAAATTAGGTAAAGATAATGACATTagaatttttaactttaaattttgtttactcAAGAGAGGCTAAatgcttttttaaaaataaaataattggttaGGCAAAAGGCAAGTCTCTCCATATTACAAAACAACCTACCCCACCCATTTGGTTGAAATACGAAGGATACCCTTTAAATTAGATGGACTGGATTATTCGCCATCATCGCCTTCCTTGCGTTTGCATATGTACACGCTTGCCTTTATCCTCGTCCCTTCAACGATAAGAGTAGCATAGACAAGTTTATTATTATCCTTTGTGGTTCAGAAATGGATATAAAAACTGTCCAATGGTATCTAACATAAAGgaattattcttttcaattaatattaaaaagaaaaaagaaaaaaaagttcacGATGGTAGGTCCTATTAATAATTGAGTAATAatatacacacaacatattttcacaaaacattTTACAACAATGTCATAAgatgaggatatttttataaaatgatgttacttttataagatgttttataaaagtacttctcatttaaaatataattgtgtaaaatattatgaaaaatattgtgcgtaaaacattttccttagCAATTCAGCATTGACAGTTGGATAAAAACGAAACTCGAAACTCCACAGGACCCCTCCCAAAAAGAACATGGAGAGAAGAAAGGAATTAGGAGGAATGGGCAAAAGCCGCAAGAGAGAATTTATGTTCTCTGGTCAAGTAAAGAAAGCGTGTTCCGTGAGGCCAAAGTTTCCTACTCTCTACCTTAAAGTCTCACAGTATTTTACTACCAAACGGCTTCCCCCCTTCATGAAGGACCGACGGCGGCCCTCTAGATGTTTCAATCAATTTGTGTTGTTGATGCTGACCCACCCTCCTGAATCCAACTCTCTCTGTCTATCAGAGCAATGCCTATGTGTTTTCTAATCTTGGAGCATTCAATGTTGGATTGCCATGTATGTAGTAGCCTCATGGTGATTTTGACCTCCGAAAATCTGTAAAACTAAATTGGAAATTCCAACTACGCCAATCGATTGTACAAATTGTATTCAAAGATTTGCCATTTTTCTGTAATTTATGCATGTAAAATCCGAAATTGTGGAACCCATGTGACTCCATACATTATACAATGTACACTCGTCAATTATCAAAATTCATATTGTGTGCTCCAATATCATCTGGCGTTAGAAGCCACATGCTAACATGCATTTTCAGAATGTAACATAGCAACGGCATACTTCCATCTGCATCTTGGAAGAATTCCATCATAAAAAGGTGAACAAATAAAGATAAACGCTTGCAATTGCATTTATAGCACTTCCCTTGTAACCTGAGTGATatgttctttttcattttaaattttatcatcctTTTTGCAACACAATGCATTTTAAGTGATTGTCGTCAAagtaattacaaatttttttaaactctatcAAATTCTAAAAGTTGTACATATGATTAGCAATCATTGCCTTTATAGGATAAAATCCAACGATACAGGTTCAGTTTCTTCCCTAATTTGCTCTGCAAAACGGTCCAGTCGACATGCAGCACCTTCTTAGTTATGCTTTGTTAAGACTTAAAGAGTGCTCGTATTCATACCCAGTCATGTCTATTCTTCTGATTCTTGTAAAACTGTGGCACCCGAGATATAGCTGTGTAATAACAACTGTAggcactcctttttttttttttttttttaatggccaACGAAAAGAACCGTAAGGAGTAAGGACTCCATTAGTATAGAGTCCATACCTGTATCAGATGAATCACGAACAATATGCAGCGTTCAGCAACACCGTCCAAAAGACCAGGAAGgtgtatattattataaaacaaCAGATTCAATATTCAACCAGTTATTGCAATGCGCATAGAAAATGGTAACCTCAGCAGTTCATACGAAACAGTTAACTTTGCTCTCAATCGAGATAGCCTCGGCTCTAAGATGAAAAAGCTTATTCGGTGTTTCATTTAAAGGGAATGCTTAACAAGCATCATCAGAGATTCCcgtaaatacaaaaaaaattgagaccTAACAAGTGATGCACTGAATagaaaatccaaataaaacacttttGAAATGTCGCTTCCAAAAGTACAATAGGTTCCACATGAACTACAAAATCAAATCGAGAACGGAGTCACAAAACTTCCCACCTCCGTGTCATTGTTCTCCAAGTTATTTTACCAAGCAACTTCTTCCCCATTTaatgagaaagtgaaaaaaatgtacaatcTCCATTATCCCCTGAAGAATTCAGCAGTAAAATCACATTTATCAGAAGTTTTCTAAACTGAAATCAAGTAATCCAACATGAAACTCATTTTAAAGGGTTACCactttaaaaccaaaaacttgtACCACACACAAGCAGGCTGCCAATAAGACCATAACCTGAATTTGGAAAGGTTTCTGGATGGGATTGATAGAAATTAGGCAGCAGCAGCCAACGGGACAGATCTGTAGCATGCTCTCTTTGCTGCACGAACAATGTCCTCAACCTGTCCAAACAAGAACCAAGagcaaacacacacacacacacacacacacacatgtagtGATTAAAACTTACACGTACAaaccaagaaaaagaataattatcATGTATGAACCTTTTAAGCTAGAAACACTATCATTACATCTATTTTGATATCTTACAAATCCAGTATCCACACAGCTGTAAGCCTGTCAACTTAACTAAGATTGTGCGATCGATGGTAATAACTGACCTGTGGAACAGCCATCCTCTCAAGATTGGCTGCATAAGGCATAGGGACATCAGCCCCAGCAACTCTCTCGATTGGTGCATCAAGATAACCAAAGCTATCCTCAACAACAGATGTGCTGTTAGAAGGAAGTGCAGTGTAAGTTTAATGGTTCCAGAAAACTGATTGGCAAGGGGTAGATttataagaagaaagaaacaaaccaGATTTCGGCCCCAACACCATGTTGGGGAAACCCTTCTTCCACCGTTACCAGTCTGTTGGTTTTCCTGACAGAGGTATTGATTGTGGATCTATCTAGTGGCCGAATTGATCGTAAATTTATAACCTATATTGAGAGGATTAGTTATTAATGTGTCTACAACTAAAAAGCAAATTTTGTGTTCATTCTTACCTCAGCGCTGATACCTTCCTTTGCAAGTATCTCAGCCGCCTGAACACAAAGCATTACAATTATTCCTACATGGGAGGAAAACAAACACGCCCACACACAGTTTCTGCCTATAACCCAGAgagcatacatatatatatagatcagaaCTTAGAAGAAATGACAAGAGAAACTACATCCCCCATGCCAATGCTTAAGCCAATCACAAggaaaattatgttatttgagCATAAAGAAGTGAATTCTCATCAAATGATCACTTGGGTTGAAAGATCCTAAAAAGCCACATATACAGGGAACAGTGCCTAAAAGACACGAGAAGTAGCAAAAACATGTAACGCAATATCACACTGCTAAGAACACCAATCCCTTGCAATATGAATCACAGTACCAAACTAACAGTTTATATTTGTAACCATGATCTTTCTGAGGGATTGAAAAAAATGCCATATCTTCAAAAGCAGTCGGGGATCATGGCAAAACAATAATAGAATTATAAGTCCCTAAATCCTATAACGTTCAAGCATTAGTTTCAAACGATTTTGCAGTTGCAGCTGTCAAAACCATTACACCAGACGTATTTTTTTAGAGATCCTTTGGGCATATCTACATGACTATACATATCACATACCTTGCATTCTTCTCCTATTTATTCATCTTACCACTCACCATGAAACTGCCAGGACAATTTATCTCATGAAACAGAAAATCACTCATTTAAAGCTAAAGGAGGTGTGGCAGACAAACCTTGAGAGCGTAGCCCACCATTTTTGAAAAAGCTGTAATAGTCACAtcctttccttctctctcaATCTGTGTAACGGTAATGCGAATAATATTATGGCGAGAAAACTGTTGGATATAGTAACTGGAACAATCATCTTTAATTAGATTATTAAAGTCACCTTAGCTTTCCCTATTGGAAGGCAAAAACTGGAATCAAGAGCTTCAGCTGAAATAGGGAATGACTCACCATATCTGAAGCACAATATTGacaatatcaatatcaatacaGACAATATTTAGCTCAACATGGACAACATTAAGATATAACAATCACAATGCACTTACAACAACTCATTTTCAAGGAAAACAACAGGATCAGGATCCCTTATGGCAGCCTTTAGCAGTCCACGAGCATCTTCAGATGAGTATGGGGTCAACACTTTCAACCCAGGGCAGGATCCAAACCATGCAGCATAACACtgcattaaaaaagaaattatatacaGCATTGCCAATCATTTGTCTCCCTTATACTGGGAAATGAACCCCAAACATGCTATGTCATAAAGGATGACTCCAGAACCAGACAAAGGCATATATTCAAGAAAATGACGAGGAAACAAAAATGACACTGAGTACACTAAGAAAGCCCACTATAACATACTTGAGAGTGCTGGGCACCAACTCCAGCAGCAGCACCGTTAGGCCCTCGGAAAACTATGGGCACAGATATCTGGCCAGCAGACATATAGTTTGATTTTGCAGCAGAATTAATAATGTGATCAATTGCCTGCAGAACAAGGTAAGATGAGCTtgctaaaagaaaatcaatgacCGAGCATTGAGTGGAATAGAAACTTGCACTGTAACGAAATATGGTGGTTAATTTGTTGGCATCTTCTAATTATCCCAGGAGGTAATGGCTGTTACCCTTCAATCCAAAATTTTTCGATGCACAAGTGTCagagacagagagggagagaggagaaagCACATGAACCAAGTTCTCCtgctattatccttaaaatcaACTTGAGGCCCGAATCAATAAAGAAGCCACTTTAGGATATTGAAGGGTAGTTGAGTGCTACAAGTAATTCTACATCGCCATATCACATTTAAAAATCCCTTAGCACAGGTTTCAGAAAATCAAGTACAAGAGAGGGAGGGAACCTCTAACCTGCATAGAGAAGTTAAATGTCATAAACTCTATAACAGGGCGCAGTCCATAGTAAGCAGCACCAACTCCAATCCCTGTAAACCCAGCCTGCAAAATGGTTTATAGAAAAAAGGTATTAGACAACTATTAACATAGAATACAAACAAGAATTATACATGTAGATATCTTTTTTGGAGAAAGAGGGAAAAGGGAGGGATGAAACAAATAAGTATctgtatattataaaaaaacatgaCCATTGGCAAACGAGGGGGTTGCAGGATCATGACTAATCTACTTGATCAACCATAAGCTACCAAAAACCCAACAAATAGAGGGAAAGTCAAGTAGCAGAAATAACCTCTGTGATTGGCGTATCAAGAACCCTCTCGGGACCATACTTGTCCAACAGCCCCTTGGATATCTAAACAAATGGAGATTAAGAACCAATGTTACACAAGTACATCAAATTGTCGTCGAACCTTCACATGACATGGCAATCCAGGAATCTCATCTCTTCAATTATTAGAGCTAACCTTATATGCACCCTGATATTCCCCAACCTGAGCTCAAATTAACAAAAAGGAACATGAgagaagaaagaatgaagacGAAGTTTAGCAACAATTGACTTCTTCCTACTTATGCTCACCTCTTCACCCATCAAGAACACTTTGGGATCAGCAGACATTTCCTCATCAAGTGCAGAGTTTAGAGCGTCTCTCACTGTCATCTGTGCATAATTATCGTTTCAAAAGTATAAATTCAgtgagtttgaaaaaacgaagcCTGCATGGAGGAGAATAGACGGCTTCTCGTATTAATTAGCCTCGTATTATACCCCTGGAAAAAGAATTATCGTTCCggcattttttttaagaacaaaTTCAGGTTCCTAACAATACCAAAATGAACAGATAAACTCGTAGGATCGAATTAATATTAATGAAGCATGTTTTCTTTTCGAGCCCCCTCGAGgaacttcaaataaaaaaagg encodes:
- the LOC121256221 gene encoding pyruvate dehydrogenase E1 component subunit beta-1, mitochondrial, encoding MLGIINRKICAGGSSLLTSGQSLQWTRSSASALRSYSSAAKEMTVRDALNSALDEEMSADPKVFLMGEEVGEYQGAYKISKGLLDKYGPERVLDTPITEAGFTGIGVGAAYYGLRPVIEFMTFNFSMQAIDHIINSAAKSNYMSAGQISVPIVFRGPNGAAAGVGAQHSQCYAAWFGSCPGLKVLTPYSSEDARGLLKAAIRDPDPVVFLENELLYGESFPISAEALDSSFCLPIGKAKIEREGKDVTITAFSKMVGYALKAAEILAKEGISAEVINLRSIRPLDRSTINTSVRKTNRLVTVEEGFPQHGVGAEICTSVVEDSFGYLDAPIERVAGADVPMPYAANLERMAVPQVEDIVRAAKRACYRSVPLAAAA